CCGGTCCTTTGTCAAGCAAGGAGGCAGGCGCCGCCATTCGAAAATTGACCGATGTTTAAATCCGGGAGGATCGCGCGCGCCTTGCAGCGCCGTGATCATGCCCCCATATTAGCGGCATCCGGATGCTGCATCTGAGGTCCGGGATGGTCGCTTGCATCAAGGACTTGAAAAGAGATGAGCCGCATTACCCCTTTCGCCAGCCCGCTGCTTCTGGGCTTCGACGCCATGGAAAAGACGCTGGAGCGCATTTCCAAGGCAAGCGACGGATATCCGCCCTATAATATCGAGCGCATCGCCGCCGACAGCGGCGCGCCGGAACGTCTGCGCATCACCCTTGCCGTGGCCGGCTTCAGCGAGGAGGAGCTCGATGTCTCCACCGAGGAGAATCAGCTCGTCATCCGCGGCCGCCAGGTGGAGCAGGGCGAGCGGGATTATCTTTATCGCGGCATCGCCGCCCGCCAGTTCCAGCGCACCTTCGTGCTGGCCGACGGCATGCAGGTGCTCGGCGCCGGCCTGAAGAACGGCCTGCTCTCCGTCGATCTAATTCGTCCGGAACCCGCCCGCATGGTCAAGAAAATTAACATTTCGGTTTCACAGTAGCACAACGGTTTCCAAACCGTTGGTCCCTTCTTCCGGAGGAACAGGAATGTTGATGAAAGAAGCCACGTCTCACTTGACCAAATCCGAACTTGCCCACATCGGCAACGGCGAGGTCGCCTATATCAGAAAAATGCGCACCGAAGAGGTCGCCAAGTGTTTCCCCGAGGCGCCGGATATCGATCCGAACGTCGATCTCTGGGCACTCTTCGGCGCCGACGGCACGCCGATCCTCTTGACGGATAACCGCTCCAGCACCTTCTTCAAGGCTGCCGAAGACGAACTGAAGACGGTCAGCCTGCACTGATTGTCAGATAGTGCCTAATTGTCGGGACGCTGCTTCATCGTCGTTGGTGCTGTGCCTGTGGCCCCCTCATCCGACCCTGCGGGCCACCTTCTCCCCGCTGGGGAGAAGAGAAAGCAAGGCGCGCCGGCACTGCTCAAACGAACTGCCTGCTTAAAGGCACTCGATCCAATGGGACCCATGGCGAAGCGGCATTCCCTCTTCTCCCCAGCGGGGAGAAGGTGGCCCGAAGGGTCGGATGAGGGGGCCGCGCGGGACGCCCGTCACCATTTAGCCGTCGCCGACTCTCAAATCTTCCGGAACGTCAGATAGGCCGAAGACCGGCCCTCGCGCCGCGCCTTCGCCTCGTAGCGCGTGCTCGGCCAGCCCTCGTAGGGCGTCAGCCAGTCGGCCGCATTGTCGGCGATCCAGTCGAAGCCGCTATGGTCGCGGCATTTGAGCAGCGTCCAGTTCACATAGGTGTCGATATCGGAGGCGAAGCAGAACAGGCCGCCGGGTTTCAGCACACGATGAAAGCGGTCGAGATTGGTTTTCGAGACGAAACGGCGTTTCCAGTGTTTCCGCTTCGGCCAGGGGTCGGGATAGAGCAGATCGATCTGGTCGAGCGATGCATCCGGCAGCCAGTCGAGCAGCTGCGTCGCGTCGTCGTTGTAGACGCGGATATTGCGCGCCCCGGTCTGGCCGGCGCGCGCGAGCAGCTTCTGCATGGAATTGACGAAGGGCTCGACGCCGATGAAGCCGGTCGAAGGTCTTTCGAGCGCCCGATGGATCAGGTGTTCGCCGCCGCCGAAACCGATTTCCAGCCGCAATGTCGTGACCGGAACCGGGAAGAGGGATGTCAGCGGCTCCGGGGGAGCCGCTGAGAGATCGATGAGGAATGCCGGGAGCAGACTGTTCAGCGTTTCCGCCTGCTGTTCGCGCAGGGCCTTTCCCTTTCGGCGACCGAAAAAGGCTTCGGTCGCCCGTCCCCGGCGCTCCATATCCGTCATGCAGCAACCTTGGTCTTGACGGCGTCCTTCAGCGCCTTGACGAGGTCGGTGCGCTCCCAGGAGAACGAGCCGTCGCGGCCGGCCTTGCGGCCAAAATGGCCGTAGGCGGAAGTCTTGGCGTAGATCGGCTTGTTGAGATCGAGGTGACGGCGGATGCCCGACGGCGACAGATCCATGTTCCCACGGATCGCCGCTTCGACCTGGTCCTCGGAGACGCCCTTGCCGGTGCCGTGCAGGTCGACATAGATCGACAGCGGCTGGGCGACGCCGATCGCGTAGGAGAGCTGGATTGTGCAGCGGTCTGCGAGGCCGGCGGCCACGACGTTCTTGGCGAGGTAGCGGGCGGCATAGGCGGCCGAACGGTCGACCTTGGTCGTGTCCTTGCCGGAGAACGCGCCGCCGCCATGCGGGGCGGCACCGCCATAGGTGTCGACGATGATCTTGCGGCCGGTCAGGCCCGCATCACCGTCCGGGCCGCCGATGACGAACTTGCCGGTCGGGTTGATGTACCACTTGCAATCGTCGGCGATCTTCAGCTCGCCAAGTGCTTCGCGGATATAGGGCTCGACGACGGCGCGGACCTTATTGGAATCCCAGCTGTCGTCGAGATGCTGGGTGGAAAGCACGATCGAGGTCGCTTCCGACGGCTTGCCGTCGACGTAACGCACCGTCACCTGGCTCTTGGCATCCGGGCCTAGCTTGGCGACTTCGCCGTCGCCCTTCTTTCGGGCGGCCGCCAGCAGCTGCAGGATCTTATGGGAATAGTAGATCGGTGCCGGCATCAGGTCCGGCGTCTCGCGGCAGGCGTAACCGAACATGATGCCCTGGTCGCCGGCGCCCTCGTCGCCCTGCTGGTCGGCGGCGCTGTCGACGCCTTGGGCAATATCGGCCGACTGCGAGTGCAGGAGCACGTCGATCTTTGCCTTCTTCCAGTGGAAGCCGTCCTGTTCGTAACCGATATCCTTGATTGCGCGGCGGGCGGCGGCCTTGAACTTCGAGGGATTGATGACGTCCTTGCCGTCCTTGTCCTTCTTCATCAGGCTCGGCGGCAGGCGGACCTCACCGGCAATGACGACGCGGTTGGTCGTTGCCAGCGTTTCGCAGGCAATGCGCACGCCCCACGGATTGACGCCTGTTTTGGCCGCTTCGCGGTAGACCAGATCGACAATCTCGTCGGAGATGCGGTCACACACTTTGTCCGGATGACCTTCGGCAACAGATTCGCTAGTAAAGAGATAATTCGCGCGCATTCCGGGATTCCCCTCAAAGAATAAAAGCCAGCTAGTAGGTACTCAGTTCGGGCGCCGATGACAAGCGCACAAGGACATAAATATATCTTTATATCTATGGCGAAATGACAAATTTTGCCCTAAAAACGCAAAAAAGGCGGCCTTTCGACCGCCTTTCCTATTTTACAATGAGGAGCTGGATCAGTCGGCGTCGGCTTCGGCAGCGAGCGCCTTGACCAGTTCCACGACCTTGCGGCGGACCTTGGGATCGGAAATCTTCACAAAGGCGCGGTTGAGCTGCAGGCCTTCGGAGGAGGAGAGGAAGTCGACGACATAATTCGAGCTGGAGGCTTCGGCCATGCCGCCGGCGGCGCCGGCATGTTCGCCGGGCGCGTCCTCGAAGAAGAAGGAGACCGGAACATTGAGGATGCTGGAGATGTTCTGGAGACGGCTTGCGCCGACACGGTTGGTGCCCTTCTCATATTTCTGGATCTGCTGAAAGGTGATGCCGAGGCTTTCGCCAAGCTTTTCCTGGCTCATGCCCAGCATCGTTCGGCGGAGGCGAATGCGGCTGCCAACATGGATGTCGATCGGATTCGGCTTCTTTTTGTTTTCTATCATGGTCGTGCCCTAGCTACGAATTTCTGTTTCCAACCGGCATGCCCCTGATCCATCCCAAAACGCCACGTTGCAAGCAGCGGTGAAACCACCTTCAAGCAAACGTAAACAACGCCGATTGTCATCACTATGCAATTTTAGGGGTTTTTGGTCAATTCAACCCTCAAATAAAACCTTTGCGAGAAATTACCGCAATCGACATCAGCAATGCTTCGGTCAACCAGAAGTATGTTTCACGGGGGTATGTGGTGCCGAACCCATTGCCGAACCCATCAACAGTTGCATCAATGAAGCCGAGCTCACCAAGATCGAGGCCTGCGATGATTTCCCCGTGCGCGTTCACGAGTGCCGAAATGCCGTTGTTGGCGTCGCGAATCAGCGGCAGGCCTGTCTCGATTGCTCGAACACGCGCCTGCTGGAAATGCTGGTAGGGCCCGGGCGTGATGCCGAACCAGGCATCGTTGGTGAGGTTGAGGAGCGCGTTGGCATCCACGATGTCGCCGGTCATTTCGCCCGGAAAGATGATCTCGTAGCAGATCAGCGGGTAGAGATTGAGGCCGCCGGGCAACGCCAGCAGGTGCCGACTTGCGGCGGCCGAAAAGCCGCCGGGGATCTCGACGACGTTCTGGATGCCGAGTTCGGTGAGGATGTCCTCGAAGGGCAGATATTCGCCGAAAGGCACGAGATGCACCTTGTCTGAGGCGGCGATGATCTGGCCGCGGCCGTCGATCACATAGATGGAATTATAGTAGCGCACCGGGGTGCCCGGTCCCATCTCCTCGGCGCGCACCGCCCCGGCGATCAGGATCTGGTCGTCGTCGAGCGTATCGGCGATGCGCGTCAGCGCATCCTGGTTGTCGGTGAGGATGAAGGGGATCGAGGTTTCCGGCCAGACGATAATGTGGGGTTTGCGGCCGCCATTCCTGGGCGTTTCGGCGGAAAGCTTCAGATGGGTTTCGAAGATCGCATTGCGGTCGGCGTCGTTGTCCATCTTCGCCGCCTGGTCGATGGCCGGCTGCACCAGCCGCACCACCGGCCGCTTGTATTCGGGCAAGGACTGCGGCCGCGGCGCCAGATGGAGGGCATAGGCGCCGTAACC
This DNA window, taken from Rhizobium etli CFN 42, encodes the following:
- a CDS encoding Hsp20 family protein, whose protein sequence is MSRITPFASPLLLGFDAMEKTLERISKASDGYPPYNIERIAADSGAPERLRITLAVAGFSEEELDVSTEENQLVIRGRQVEQGERDYLYRGIAARQFQRTFVLADGMQVLGAGLKNGLLSVDLIRPEPARMVKKINISVSQ
- a CDS encoding BQ00720 family protein, encoding MLMKEATSHLTKSELAHIGNGEVAYIRKMRTEEVAKCFPEAPDIDPNVDLWALFGADGTPILLTDNRSSTFFKAAEDELKTVSLH
- the trmB gene encoding tRNA (guanine(46)-N(7))-methyltransferase TrmB; translated protein: MTDMERRGRATEAFFGRRKGKALREQQAETLNSLLPAFLIDLSAAPPEPLTSLFPVPVTTLRLEIGFGGGEHLIHRALERPSTGFIGVEPFVNSMQKLLARAGQTGARNIRVYNDDATQLLDWLPDASLDQIDLLYPDPWPKRKHWKRRFVSKTNLDRFHRVLKPGGLFCFASDIDTYVNWTLLKCRDHSGFDWIADNAADWLTPYEGWPSTRYEAKARREGRSSAYLTFRKI
- the metK gene encoding methionine adenosyltransferase, whose product is MRANYLFTSESVAEGHPDKVCDRISDEIVDLVYREAAKTGVNPWGVRIACETLATTNRVVIAGEVRLPPSLMKKDKDGKDVINPSKFKAAARRAIKDIGYEQDGFHWKKAKIDVLLHSQSADIAQGVDSAADQQGDEGAGDQGIMFGYACRETPDLMPAPIYYSHKILQLLAAARKKGDGEVAKLGPDAKSQVTVRYVDGKPSEATSIVLSTQHLDDSWDSNKVRAVVEPYIREALGELKIADDCKWYINPTGKFVIGGPDGDAGLTGRKIIVDTYGGAAPHGGGAFSGKDTTKVDRSAAYAARYLAKNVVAAGLADRCTIQLSYAIGVAQPLSIYVDLHGTGKGVSEDQVEAAIRGNMDLSPSGIRRHLDLNKPIYAKTSAYGHFGRKAGRDGSFSWERTDLVKALKDAVKTKVAA
- a CDS encoding helix-turn-helix domain-containing protein, giving the protein MIENKKKPNPIDIHVGSRIRLRRTMLGMSQEKLGESLGITFQQIQKYEKGTNRVGASRLQNISSILNVPVSFFFEDAPGEHAGAAGGMAEASSSNYVVDFLSSSEGLQLNRAFVKISDPKVRRKVVELVKALAAEADAD
- the lnt gene encoding apolipoprotein N-acyltransferase, translating into MERLADRVILVWGLKRSLLAVAAGGFAALALPPFGFFAAMFLSFTLLVWLIDGAAASPESGLIGRLSPAFAVGWLFGFGYFVAGLWWIGHALLVDSEEFAWALPLAVLGLPACLAVFYGLATALARIVWSDGMGRIAALAAGFGLMEWLRSIILTGFPWNAIGYGLMPVPLMMQSAHVIGVMGVTTLAVFVFSAPALIGTRQGAKSGIALAALLFAAHLGYGAYALHLAPRPQSLPEYKRPVVRLVQPAIDQAAKMDNDADRNAIFETHLKLSAETPRNGGRKPHIIVWPETSIPFILTDNQDALTRIADTLDDDQILIAGAVRAEEMGPGTPVRYYNSIYVIDGRGQIIAASDKVHLVPFGEYLPFEDILTELGIQNVVEIPGGFSAAASRHLLALPGGLNLYPLICYEIIFPGEMTGDIVDANALLNLTNDAWFGITPGPYQHFQQARVRAIETGLPLIRDANNGISALVNAHGEIIAGLDLGELGFIDATVDGFGNGFGTTYPRETYFWLTEALLMSIAVISRKGFI